In a single window of the Neospora caninum Liverpool complete genome, chromosome VIIa genome:
- a CDS encoding putative ABC1 domain-containing protein has protein sequence MESLRNALSAQNAYRPATSSSSAFQASLYVPPSLPASPFPSPRAAGSGPIAPVAPKARPLTAAVRGGEASAEDVGGNKPAGGVDPPRPLISSGEAPAYRETKQQASLLFGEGQSPAFEGHDRILEVLSKRLEQHERLINTQMRRIQELEGQLLSWKQARLDTCEESDLMSPSSPGASAVTCLESSSSRSSPGCPPCHSPLSAPSPSPSLSSVSALASARPDSRAPGASSSLGRPTTAQAQEKRETVLRERSLPSTPVWRFLAFSSVLLQLVSVASVPAVRTFFQRLRLWFSRKASEGRAAGDASQTVSPTQATPITSAGDCGDANVAVAVASEGQQKRCCERHLGGDSPRDSECRTIEHDAAVRRSPQHAPFSSGGQGARPDGRWGSGQRGRSRLDQETSQAPVGTTRGRGPSSASQTARHGSQEQLPVSVSGVGVIDQILNDERVATLLSDRMCRMRGAALKLMQMVSMIEGSLPPVLTEALKKTRDSADIMPEKQLLQTLREELGANWQDHFAAFSLRPFAAASIGQVHRATLRDGQEVAVKVQFPGVASSIASDLRNLKALVQWTRLLPRSLFLDVLCDEMRAELLAECDYGNELAFYRHFRELLHRDFAHAFYVPRVFPDCSTKRILVTEFIRGLSLEQVGQQMPQHVRDSISERLVRLVLAEIFLYRLMNTDPNPSNFFYLPDSDSVALIDFGAGRTYDPQFIDKYLQLLHAAVEERAEVVRRLAGELGFFGRSSTAEFLHAQGNVFLAFALCFRPPKVFAETVTAYRAPDGGPFRPAASLDTEKA, from the exons ATGGAAAGCTTACGTAATGCATTATCTGCCCAGAACGCGTATCGGCCAGCGACGAGTAGCTCCTCCGCCTTCCAGGCGTCCCTGTACgttccgccgtctctgcctgcgtCCCCGTTCCCGAGCCCGCGCGCGGCCGGCTCCGGACCAATCGCGCCCGTGGCGCCCAAGGCGAGGCCCCTCACCGCCGCTGTTCGTGGCGGCGAGGCATCGGCCGAAGATGTGGGAGGCAACAAACCAGCAGGCGGCGTGGATCCGCCGAGGCCTTTGATCTCTTCAGGAGAGGCCCCGGCGTATAGAGAAACAAAGCAACAGGCGTCACTCCTTTTCGGCGAAGGCCAATCGCCAGCATTCGAAGGACACGATCGCATTCTGGAGGTTCTATCCAAGCGGCTCGAACAGCACGAGCGCTTGATAAACACGCAAATGCGCCGCATTCAGGAGCTCGAGGGACAGCTCCTTTCTTGGAAGCAAGCACGTTTGGATACATGTGAGGAGTCGGACCTcatgtctccgtcttcccctgGTGCGTCGGCTGTGACCTGTCTGGaatcgtcttcgtctcgctcgtcccCTGGCTGTCCTCCCTGCCACTCTCCActgtcggcgccttctccgtcgccttcgctctcctccgtttctgctcTTGCTTCTGCGAGGCCTGATTCTCGTGCGCCAGGTGCTTCGTCTTCACTCGGGCGGCCCACAACTGCTCAGgcgcaagagaaaagggagactgTCCTCCGCGAGCGCTCGCTCCCCTCGACTCCCGTGTGGCGGTTTTTagctttttcctctgtccttCTTCAACTGgtgtctgtcgcctctgttCCGGCGGTGCGGACCTTTTTCCAGCGGCTTCGGCTTTGGTTTTCTCGAAAAGCGAGCGAAGGGCGAGCGGCCGGCGACGCCTCACAGACTGTGAGCCCTACACAGGCGACGCCTATCACCTCTGCTGGAGACTGCGGCGACGCAAATGTCGCCGTGGCGGTGGCAAGCGAAGGTCAACAAAAGAGATGCTGCGAAAGACACTTGGGGGGAGACAGccccagagacagcgagtgCCGGACAATCGAACACGACGCAGCGGTCCGTAGGTCGCCCCAAcacgcgcctttctcttccggaGGACAGGGAGCGAGACCGGACGGAAGATGGGGCTCGGGGCAACGAGGCCGGTCACGTCTTGACCAGGAGACGAGCCAAGCCCCGGTAGGAACCACGCGTGGCCGCGGaccctcttccgcctctcaaACAGCGAGACACGGAAGCCAAGAGCAACTCCCCGTGAGCGTCAGTGGAGTCGGCGTCATTGACCAGATTCTGAACGATGAGCGGGTGGCGACGCTTCTCTCAGACCGAATGTGCCGCATGCGAGGTGCGGCTCTGAAACTCATGCAGATGGTCAG CATGATTGAGGGTTCCCTGCCTCCCGTTCTGACGGAAGCgctgaagaaaacgag GGACAGCGCAGATATTATGCCTGAGAAACAACTGCTCCAG ACGCTCCGGGAAGAGCTAGGCGCCAATTGGCAAGATCATTTTGCTGCCTTTTCGCTCCGTCCCTTCGCTGCGGCGTCTATCGGACAG GTCCACCGCGCCACACTCCGTGACGGCCAAGAAGTGGCTGTCAAAGTTCAGTTTCCAG GTGTCGCCTCGTCAATCGCGTCGGACTTGAGGAACCTGAAAGCTTTGGTGCAGTGGAcgcgtttgcttcctcgctcgctcttcctcgacgTTCTCTGCGACGAGATGAGAGCGGAGCTGCTTGCGGAGTGCGACTACGGCAACGAGTTGGCCTTCTACAGACACTTCCG AGAGCTCCTTCACCGCGACTTTGCGCATGCGTTCTACGTCCCTCGGGTCTTTCCTGACTGCTCCACCAAGAGGATCCTCGTGACAGAGTTCATCCGGGGG CTTTCTCTGGAGCAAGTTGGCCAGCAAATGCCCCAG CACGTGCGAGACAGCATTTCCGAGAGGCTTGTTCGCCTGGTTCTCGCAGAGATCTTCCTCTACCGCCTCATGAACACC GACCCGAATCCGTCGAACTTCTTCTACCTCCCGGACTCCGACTCTGTCGCGCTCATCGACTTTGGCGCCG GACGCACGTACGACCCTCAGTTTATCGACAAATACCTGCAactcctgcatgcggcggTTGAGGAG AGAGCAGAAGTCGTGAGGCGCCTGGCTGGGGAgctcggcttcttcggccGCAGCTCGACCGCGGAattcctgcatgcgcaaggcaacgtgtttctcgcctttgcaCTCTGTTTCCGGCCCCCAAAG